Below is a genomic region from Polypterus senegalus isolate Bchr_013 chromosome 13, ASM1683550v1, whole genome shotgun sequence.
GTACTGCTTATTCTTTTTCTGATGTCCTCCTCTAACATGTCTTGGCAGTTTGTCCTGAAGCATGAAAAATACTGGTCTTTCAGGGAATTTCAACGCTTTCCCAACAGCCTAAATCCTCATCATCCAGAGTCTCTGGGGCTGGTGAAAGCCATTCTAACTCAGGTGCTTGATCGACACCGTAAAGCCAAGTGGATTCACATTGGAGCAGATGAGGTAGGATTGGTTACCCATCCTGATCAGCAGATGGCTTTTGGGTTGAAGGCTTATCATTTTCCTGGTCTTCTTTTGGAACAGGTTTTCCATCTTGGGGAGGGAATAGATTCCAAGAACTGGCTCAGGAACAACAATGGTAACTTGGGCCAGATGTACTTGAACCATGTGAAGGCGGTTAGCGCCTTTTTGGTGGATAAATACCCTTCAATGGGTGTGATATTGTGGGATGACATGATGAGACGGACAAGCATTGACCTGATTAAAGGTGAGCCATCTTGTCACATGCAGTTTGCTTGGTGGAGAGTTGCATACAGTGAAGCACCCTGAAAGACTCATTTTTCTCATTACTTCTTGACAGAATCTGGAATAACTCGCCTTGCTGCACCTATGATCTGGCAGTATGGTGAACAACTAAATTTTGAGGCCATTGGTAAGGAGAGTGCTTATTTATTCTGGTTGGACTATTAGAAAGAGTTTTCTTTCaaacatttttcttctctttctacaGACAAGTACATCACCAGCTATGCTAATGCTGGCTTTCAGACTGTATGGTTTGCCAGTGCTTTCAAGGGGGCATCTGATGTGGCACAAATATGGACTCCTGTTGGAGTCCACCTGAACAACCACCTTTCCTGGCACAAGGTAATCTCTTCCATGGCCAAATACCCGGGCATCCAGTGGCAAGGGATTGCATTGACTGGTTGGCAGAGGTGAGTGTAGTCTATACTACACATCTAATGGGCAAAGGCAGTGGTTTGCAGGAAGCTCCAGTGTGTTTCTGTTTCTAGGTATGACCACTTTTCCGTATTGTGTGAACTGCTGCCTGTGAGCCTGCCATCCCTGGGGGTCTGCCTGCAGAGTCTTATTCATGGTAAGCCAGTCAACAGCGTTCCATTACTGTACAAGCCTTAGTTGCCCAAGTTTATCTCCCAAATCTCTCCTGTTTGCCACAGGTGCCTTTAATGGTGAGTCAAAGAAGACCACACTTGACATTTTGGGTTGCACCAATATTGACATAAAGAACAATCTATGGTAAGCCCTTCTATTCCACAGTTTGGAAAAGGGGACTAGTGCTATTGATAGTGTAAGGTACCCTGCTACAACAATCATTAGAATGACAATAGCTAGGGTTATTCTGCTTGGCTAATTGTTTCAACTGCCACCTGCATTTTTACACCAGACTACACCAACACATGGAATTGCTTCTCCTCATCTCCCTCTTAGTGATAATTCCCCTCATTGAAGATGGAGACTCCAACTCCCCAGGCATTTAGCATTTCTATAGAAAGCTTAATAAGTTGTCTCTTTTTGGTTGAATATGACTATTTCACACTTTTGGTCCCTTGCCACTCTTCTATACCATCAGTCTTCATGCAAGAGTGTGTCTGCTCCCATGTTGTTCTCCACTCATATctctgcttcttttcttctttgttaAGTGAGGGTGGCGGGGTGTTTCCGGGCAGTGACATCTACCGGATGGTCCTTCATATCAGAGACAAACTGAAGTCGGAGACAGAGACATTCTTAAACCATAAGTGAGTGACTCGCTGCAGCTCCACTAGGACCTAGATTTGGTTTGATGATATGTCATGAATTCAGTCACAGGACCTCTTTTATTCATCTCTTTCAGGTACATCAGAGGATGGTTCTCTCATTACCAAAGAAAATATCGCTTTGGGAACCCACGTAATCTGGATTTATTTGGCGAGAAAATGCTGAAGTAAGTTTAGAAGCCATTGAGCTAAGGGGCTTCCTTCATTCACATGCTACCTGTTTTGGGTAGAGAAGCCTACTGGATTATGACCATAGCTGGCAAGTAATGGATGTGTTACATAATCCACAAGAACAGTCTGGTGCTCATTTCaacctttgttttctgtgtgagcCAAAGGCCTCTTGGTAGTTGGTGAGTGGTTAAGGAAGTCAAAATGCCCCTTTCCAGACAGTAAGAGTCCTAATTCTGAGTATTTTCTGTCCATCATGGTCCCTTGATGACCAATATCGTGTTCTTCTgtgaattttgtacatttttttttcccctccattTTTTGAAATTAGATAGGTGTGTATTAATTATTGTATCATTTTCCATACCGCAtccacttcagaagaggtcatccacctgaagctaagcatgcttGAGCCTGGCCAGTACtagaatgggagaccatctaggaaaagcttgggttgctactggaagaagtgttggtgaggccagcaggggatgCTACCCAGAGGTCTGAATGCCaatcccaataccccagtgcagtgacagggacactgtgctgtaaatatggcagtGTTCTTCGGATGAGACATCAACTCGAGGTCCTGACTCTATTTGGTCATAAAAGATCACCGAGcctcctttgtaaagagtagggtgtatcctgatgtctagGTTAAATTGCTCACCACATCCTAatcattctgaccccctaattgtcccctgtctctaattagctGTGtctttcaccccttcaccacctaacagctattgtgtggtgagtgtactggtgcaaaaatggctgctgtggaAAAATTGTCcagtggctcctcactcactatataaagcattttgagtagtgagaaaagtgctataaaaacgtaaagaattatttttttattttgaatatagtATTTGTTTGGCTgaaatttttgttaatataattCTTTGAGTGGCCAGGGTTTTTCTCAATAGGTTcctattcattttttgttattttggccAGTCTCTGAtcactatttatatttttttaatgttggttTTGTGCAGGTTCCTAGAAGAATGGGAGAACTTTATCCAAAGTTTTCGCACCCAAATGGAGAGTATCTACTTCCCTGATACAATAGAAGAGTGGATGGAAGATAACGTGAATATCTACATGGATCCGTTGAGGAAGCTGGCAAAGGATTTTAAGGAGGCCATTGACAAAAACGGTGGCGTGAAGAAAGCATTAAAGTGAGATCGTGATCTTGGTGCAATAGCACATTTCCCAAGGTCCCAGGAACAATGGAAGAACTCTATAGACATGTCAATCATGAACTTGGAAAGCACCAGTCCATGtaactgttaacattattttggatgGTGCGTCCAGAACACTGCCCTTTTGTGCTAGTGTGTTCAGGACAGGGACAGAGCCGTAGTGTGGCCTAATGGCTGAGCTCAGCTGTACAGTCAGCCGCTGAGGTATAGCATCAGTAATGGAGTTACAGGCTACTGATCTCTTGGCTGTTGAAAGAGGGGGGAGATGGGAAATCACTGTAACTATACCTGGACAAATTCAAAATGTTTGCTGTCGATCAATGAGCATGTGCTCCTCTGTGAGGAACTACAGCTTGCTGTAACACACTTTCTTGGAGTGGCCATTTGCAGGAAGTCTTTGGGTGAATGAGTGGTATTGTGAATGTGAAGTTACCAATACGAGATGAGCTTCCAGGCCAGGAttatatcaaataaataataatttaaaaaaaaaaaggtacccTGTCAATTTTTGTGTGTGGTATCCAACACTTTTGGTGCTGTGGTCTAGAAATCCGTATACTTAGTGTTTATCCCCTGGCTTTGGCTGCCGCCTCAGAGGAACAGCACTAAGCAGGACAAAAGGTTGGCATGTGTACCAATACTTGAACCAAGAATACACGTCTTGCACTTGCCACTAAGCAACCAGTCACTGTGATTAGACATACTGAGAAAGTGGGGGATCTGAAGGGTGTGAACCCCATTCCTCTTGAATATGTCGGGGTCAGAACTGCTGTAAGTAAGGTGGGAAAAGCTGTTGTGTTCACGTGAATATGgacatgcatgcattttttttataattttgtcttttgatctaggttccacaaaaaaaaaaaaaaaaacttctagagatccaaatgtaaaagcaaagtgaaaaaaaaattaaattagaggAAAGAAACGGCCAAGACACAATACACTATAAAGTTCTGAAGTTAGCCAAGGGTTGATTGAATTGAGAAGTTGTGGTTATTCCAAAACTTGTGGGACTGTTGTGAAGAGACACATCTTCAGGGATCATCTAAAACTTCCTTGTCCATCACATGATCATCATGAGCTTTCTCAGCAAGTATCAGTGGCCACCACCTTCATGAATGTTTGCTTCTGAAATCTGCTTCTGTTTGCTTCCTTGAGTTGTCCagtaagatttattaaaaagggCTATTTAAGCACAACAATGGGCAGACATCTGTGATGAATGATACCAACTATGAAAAATGCTAACAGCAACacaaatgggggaaaaaatgacCACGGCCTGGTGTGGTTAAAGTCTAGTCATGTGAGAAAAAGAATCGATGTTAGTCAATTGATCaactaattatcagttttgcctttggcaattCCAGTAATGTAATGATTTGGTAAGGTTCCCACTTTATTTTGCTTCCATTTCTCTAGCTGTTAAGAAATTTATCAAGGTAACTAAAGgccactcattttaagaaacagaaaaatacaacttATTGATCAACACAAGGATTCTAAAAGTATGACAGCTACTGACGTGGACAAATCTGGTGGTACCTTTACTGCTCAATTAAAAAGTGCTGCATGCCCCTGACAAGTGATGACATGACAAGCAATTGTGCCCTGAATACGTGCCTGCCTTTTGATATGTCATCAAGTacagcaaagcaagtgtgaaaagcgATCAAGTATTGCCATTCTAAAATGatctggacacatttgttggtacccctagaaaagatgaTAATAATTTgattagagcaggggtctccaaccttttttcccctgagacctagttttacaaaattaaaaaaatggcagagagctactcatgttttctaacatttattctcatagcttatttcaacccaaacaaactgaataagtttGTTTTACCTGAaactttacaaaatgttggtgcccacaactcacattttgcattaaaacatcacaaaaatagttagttcacctgcaagtgcattttgtatgtctgtatgcattttctagtgtatctcagaatattgaattaaaacatgaatactgtcaaaataaaacaatgcaactATAAATACAAATccacagatattccttattcatttgtcattttgtcacatgtcactgtgtcactttattcacatgtccagttgcatgtgtgatgtgtcttttagttagtcagatgactggcactgaggtgtatggtggagtgtagccactcaggttcactctaatggagtcatttaaatgttcgtctgtcagtcttgttctgaactttgatttcatgacattcatgtcagactcacagaggtatggagacccaagcaaagcagacattttcagagctgcttggtgaagattcttatagttatctggctctactaagctccagacatgctgagaatgctgttgaaattttaactgcacattattttgaaggtttactaatatataatactagggggcttcgcctcctgctcgctttgcttgctaacccccgtttttgtttttccggatacacatttttaagatttttttttgtctttgaattgttgctatttcattagtttcacttttatatcagaacttctgtaaaacaatatttgggtatctttcgagtcccaatgtgctgaatttttttaatgaggtcagtgagacgtgtttaatgactttgtaccctaattcaggataggtttctctggaatttcagcacagacaaaatgatcatcagcagttaataattttttttgcaaagtaaccaataaatgcatgtgaggtaaaccacgtttttgaaattctcttgatttAAAcgtcaaagccttacaatatttacatacttctgacatatcacctatgtccatatattagatctctattcgccttttcgttatttctctttgtttgcgctaatgcgatgtttactttctttgttttgacactttagTTTTCTTTCTACTTTCATATTGTGTATCTtggtctgcatgtgtttggcccacttgttttttaacctctttatgacgttttactttgttttctactctgtcttttatttctaacctcactttatcctgctttttttccaataacacctggggcctcatgtataaacggtgcgtacgcacagaaatgttgcgtaagaacttttccacattcaaatcgcgatgtataaaacctacacttggcgtaaagccacgcacttttccacagtacctcatgccttgtcgtacgcaagttctccgctcggttttgcagactggcggtacccagcgtcaaagcaatggtactgttcctgtgtggttactcattattttcatgacgcggctttataaatacacagaaactaaccgcatattgtttattagtgtaatgcatctgattgtaattaactcgtaacaatataatggtccacagaatggtcaaactattctaaataccataactgctttagcgttgttactctcacttctccttcttcttcttcttcttctttcagctcctctcgttaggagttgccacagcagttcatctttttccatattactctcactgcacgactcggagtatttatatcactgtatctgagtgtgaatcacagcagcagctgatcggaaagagaattatcggtatacagctttaaggacacgctacctcagccactgcaaaatgttttaaagcctttcctgtacggacctcgaggttcagaaacagtttaatcccaagaactttaaatgcactcaatcaattgctccttgtagaacggtttgtacttataagtacaatcacctcactgtaaacttgcactacagttataatatctcacaacctgggccactttataaagcgcgatttacatatgatgacgatatcatttttaaggtgaaatgcagcaaaatatgtttgttaaattatacagataaaactttaacttcatttaaataatctatattcttcactgggagtgtcgtgaaggatagaataattaaacatgtactacgaagatatttcaatgttctttaaacgttttgaagaatcggcgctaaccttacagatggcttaacgtctattacagagctgattgtatgccgatcggttacttggggaaagaaaagcaaggactcttgggacggccacgccaatatatattgaatataaaacagaaagagaaaataacaacacagctaaaaacgcagacaaatttcgacaaaagataatgcttgtcatgagcacgaggctcatgaaacacatgtttaataatgtgctttaactcctatcatcatgaaaatgacatcacgtatacatctcagtattttagttattcagagagctgtaatatcacaaatgtaatggattctgtgtccagttggaggaagagagccagtttaagaagcaagtagtgattcacacacatagatcacatacagtagaagatcaaatacaaaacaaagcatttaacgtgctactttaattacgatgtgatttgagaaactggttaattaaacgattttaagatgaagtttatgatgttctactaaatgacaaaataaactacgtgattaaagtggaaaattcgagattaaagttgacatttcgtgctttttccccaccgtgtgccttttttctctgtaccctaataagctttcatatgacactcagacagtgggcttacaactcttcttttcacggcaaccttgatatgtgacttcttttttatttccggcactgtgcaattttgtgaatgtgagctttcaagtttgtccaacacgctatgtcactcgatcaacttcctattgttgattataccacggtttatttgaacaaatagtatgtttttcctttgcctccacttggtattcgctgaaattcttatattttcccagtgcttttcccattgtcttttcacagaaggctgcgcttaagggcgatttatattgatttgcatattcaaataggcgtaattctgggaggatttggggcattacataatgcgtgcacgagcgttagttttcacgctgatcgggatttatgtagcggaagaacgtggaagttggagtacgcacagattcctgcatctggatttttctgtgcgtaaacacattttggcttttgtgcttacgccatgttatagtgcgatttctacgcacggcgttatacatgaggcccctggtccgtggtgattactttccctttttcaagtaataatttccgtttgtttgcgctactgcaatctttactttcttttttttatactttctaattttcctactttcatattctttaactttctccacatgtgtattgtgccaatgttttttttttgagcctttcgaattccactgctttcataatctctaacctgctctgcatgtgtatagcgccaaagtccggattggacatgcttttttttcaattccacttgttccaggttgataattactttccttattttgcaacttctctcattttgttATGTATGATAATTCCCTTGtgataccgatttatttgtgtgaatccgagaaacacgcagcgggccgaggggagggtccttcctcactcactcgccagcttcaggacgtgttccttaactccgcttagctagcaattgaacaattgaattcaactttgtttgatatttaactctttcagggctgatgttgacttttgtcgaaattcagggtaGAGGGCAGTAATTGGCTATAAACCacgacaaaactcgcccttatgtTTTaattcgactctctttgcttgaagtaCAGTTACATAGTTTTCTTGATTTGAC
It encodes:
- the zgc:113333 gene encoding beta-N-acetylhexosaminidase, which gives rise to MTGYRRHIALRLIVLTIVVLALFKVFFRARLVPKPTLPSSFWGNNVKFMAPIAQEGKATSDEKHFKEALPPPEPEKPQRPMVTSPLRLVHLDLKGAAPKVSYLEQVFPLLSTLGATGILLEYEDMFPYEGDLAILRSPHAYSIEDVEKIQQLAEFNKLEVIPLIQTFGHLEFVLKHEKYWSFREFQRFPNSLNPHHPESLGLVKAILTQVLDRHRKAKWIHIGADEVFHLGEGIDSKNWLRNNNGNLGQMYLNHVKAVSAFLVDKYPSMGVILWDDMMRRTSIDLIKESGITRLAAPMIWQYGEQLNFEAIDKYITSYANAGFQTVWFASAFKGASDVAQIWTPVGVHLNNHLSWHKVISSMAKYPGIQWQGIALTGWQRYDHFSVLCELLPVSLPSLGVCLQSLIHGAFNGESKKTTLDILGCTNIDIKNNLCEGGGVFPGSDIYRMVLHIRDKLKSETETFLNHKYIRGWFSHYQRKYRFGNPRNLDLFGEKMLKFLEEWENFIQSFRTQMESIYFPDTIEEWMEDNVNIYMDPLRKLAKDFKEAIDKNGGVKKALK